cgtcgtcgactagatctccatcaccggggtagagggatctcgtgatccgccaccccagcaactagccgacctcctccggtgaagaagaaggccgcctccatcgttgaacccaaggctgctgccccgggcgacctcgtaccgcgggagaagcccaagatcatcgcccctcacaggcgagaggcggagggaatGGTGCTGTCTGCCACCACCAGCCATCGCCGGTgtgccgccgatgggaggcggggaggccgcagcaCAAGCTCTGGCCATCGTCCCCGTCCATCCATGTGGAAGGCGGGAGGGCCGCCGTCGCCCCTCCATCCTCGTcagaccgccgccgccacgggaggcaggagggccgccgccgcggcgcgtgAGAAACTCCATGGCCGCCGTCCCCGCCGCGTCACGATCTAGACGGCGGTggcgggaggcggctagggttgggagggttGGGGGTGCTGTAATATCTCTTTGGTGTATAATATCTCTTTGAATTAACGATCTAGACACACGTGTAAGACCTATAAACCAATATGGAGGGAGCAGCTGACACCAAGCCATTAAATTACTTTTAATCGGCTCATATatcaaaaatttgaaaataaagaTTAAATGGTTTCTTCTTTGTTTTGGAAAGGATATGCTAGGAAATACTGACCTATCACTTGGGATTCTGGGTCGCATGCAGTTCAGCAGCAGCAGTGTTCCTTGCTTGCGGCACAAGCTTCAGATATGCTTGGTCTGAAATTTAACAAACTATCTACAACTACTGTACTAAAACGTGCGTGCATTGGCAGTGCCCCTCCAAACCGATGCACGCAAAAGTAAGTAATACCGGTACGAGATGTACAGAAAGTAACCAGAACTATACAGTTTGAGGTATCGATCCGATGACACGGAGCACAGGTATGGATCGACCGGTGACGAGACAGTTCACTCGGATACCACATACACGAAGGATATCGAGGACAAATGTACAGGGCGGCACATGAGAGGCATGATACATACATACGGTTTGTCACGTAGCCCTGTCTGTCACGCACACGCACACCCACGGCCGGGCGGCCAGCCTAGCAGCCCAAGTGCAGCAGCAGCGGCCACACCTCACCtgaatggcgacggcgacggaccAATGATGGCCGCGCCACATCACACCGCCCATCCCTGCCACACGTACGGCCCTCGTGGAATCGCATACCCTCGCTGACGTGcggggcccggcccggcccgggcgaCACCACGCCGTCCGCCACAGAGCACAGGCCCGCCGatcctttagggcatctccaaccgcgcgacccaaacggacgtcccTTTCGGGTCGTTTGGGTCGTCGTGCGGACACGCGGATGTCACCCGGACACCCACACACGTCCGGCTACATTTTTAATCCCCAACGCACATACGACCCAAACCGAAAAGTAGACCAAACGAGGCGAGAGGCCGGGCAACGGCGTGGGCGCGGCGCGgccggcgacggcgtgggcgtggcgcggccggcgacggcgtgggcgTGGCGCGGCTAGGCGAGGCCGGCGAGGGCGGGCGTGCGTGGCGAGCCCGGCGACGGCGCGACCATGGCGAGGCGAGCCCCGCGCGGCCGGGGACCTCCGCCATCCGCTCCCTCTCGCCACGGGCGCCGCCCCGTTCTCCGCGGGCGCGGCCCCGTTCCTCGCCGCCGACCTCCTCGTCACCGGCCGCTCCCACGGCAGCCGGGCGGCCTcttcggcgcggcccggcccctgcGGAGGCGGCCCGAggtgcggcgcggcccggcccccgcgcggcgagctccgcccacGCCCGTCCGTCGCCCAAGCTCGACGCGGGCACGGCCCCgtccgccgccgcgggcggccgccgctgctccttGTTGAGGTCGTTCACGAAGAAGTAGTCTAGGCGCGGCTCGATCCCCCTGTTGTCGGCGCCGATTCGTGCCGATTCGTGCGTGCATGTCGCGGCTGCCGCCGCCTACGCGCGCGGCCGCTAGCCGCTAGAGCTTGGTGCTTTGCTCGCGAGCGGGGACGTTGTCCGATGCGGCTCGGCCACGGCACGGCTCAGCCACGGCGGCGTGGAGGCGCGGGGCGGTGTGGCTCGCGACGCGCCGGCGTGCGGGTGCTCgcgcggccggcgccggcgtgcGGCCACGGCACGGCTCAACCAAAGCGTAGTGAaggcgcgcggcggcgtggcTCGCGACGCGCTCGGCGTGCGGGTGCTAGCGCGGCCGGCGCCGCGGCCGGCTCGCGGCGGCCCGTGCTCGCGCGGCCGGCGCCCGCGGCGCGTGGAGGCGCGTGGCGGCCGGTGCtcgcggcggcgtggaggcgcgTGGCGGCCCGGCTcggcgcggcgcgggcggcgatgcGGCTCGCCTCAACGCGGGCGGCGGCACGGCCGGGCTCGATGTGCTCCGTTTTGGCCGCGGCGACCTCCGGCATGAACGAAAAAAAGGGGTTGTGTTTAGCGGGGAGCCTCcacgcgagctcgacggcggtgGTTGGCCGGCGAGCCCTATTCCGGTGGGAGCGAAGCCAACATCCATggcgagaaaaagaaagagaagaacgaGGGAGAGAGAAGGCTGTGTGAGTTTGGATGGATTAACTAGTGTGGCTGCCATGTGGGGTTTGGGAGGACACGCGCGGACGACCAGAAACGTCCGCAcgcgtccggctcgccccaaattGCTCCCAAATTTGGTCCGGCTTTGGGTCGTGGCGGACCGCGCGGGCTGTCCGTTTTGCATTTGGGTCCGCGCGTTGGGTCAtgtttttacccaaacggacgcgcgggctgtccgttttgcgttttgcgtccccgcgttggagatgcccttatggtcCAGCTCAGCCCGTGACGGTGAGCTCTCCGCTGCACCtgcccggcggcgacggcgcagcGGCGGGCAACGCTGCTCCTGCCGACTCCTGTCGCGTAGCGCAGGGTACTTTCGTCACTCCACCTCCTCTGGTCTCTGGATCAATCCCGTTGTGAGCAGCCTGTAAGAACGGCGTGGGGCCCGTGAAGGCGACGGGAGTGAAAACGGGCACGCACAGAACGAGATGTTTTTTCACCGCGCGCGCGCGACGGGTTCGTGATCGGGATACACTGCAGTGTGGACCCCACGCCGGCGTGCCGCTCAGACCGGCCACGTGCCATTTATTCCACCCACGTTGCCACGCATCCCCGTTCCCCTCCCATGTTACTGCCCTCGCCCCCGCCCTTTTCCAAAAAACAATACAGCCCCTCCGTCCCCGCAGCCTCTATCCTCTTTCCAGGAACTCCAAGCACCCATCCCCATCCATGGAGAGAAATCCTGCTGCTGCTACTTTGTTCCTGATAATGCAGCACTGCTACCGATTAGTGCTATGTTGGGCGCCGCTTTGAGAGACTTTGATCCGTGCAGTACAGCTCGTTAAGCAAGCATGTGACCCAACAGGACACATACATCGCTCATGGAGAATGGAACAGAGCAACTTCACTTTCAGGCTTCTGTTGCTGAACTGAATCACGCGGCAAGCATGATTACGAGATGATAATGTTGATGAAGATTACTACACACTGGCCATCGGGAGGTTAAGTCACCATCGCTGGAAAGCAAGCAAGAAAGCCATTCACTGCACCGCGCGCAGAAGAAAGAAACAACACACGGAGCTGAACGACGAAGCGATCTGAACATTTCACGCCTGAATCCTTGATGCGGTGATGAATGTAGTATCGGAGACTGGATCGAACGGCAGAATCCCAAGGAAAAAAGAGACGCGAACAAAACGAACGAATGTGCCTACTCGGCAGGCATTACAGCACGGGCGAAATCGCCAGAGTGCCATCattatcaccaccaccaccaccccacaCTAACCGCTCAACTAACTCGACAACCAACACCACGAACTAACTAACTAATCCCATCCCACGAGGAAAATTAAATGGaaaaagaaggaggaggagcgaaATTTACAACGAATACACGGATCAAAGTcacgccggcgaggaggacgacgaggaggagctgccggaggctggggacgacgacgaggagacgCTGGCCAGGACCTCGGCCAGGGCCGTCATGGCGCGCACCTGCATCTCCAGCGCCTTGATGTAGTCGGACGCCTCGGAGAGCAGCGCCGGGAACGGCAGCTTCTGGCACCCGGGCACCAGCCGCCCGAGCACCTTCGCCTTCCTCGCCAGCGCCGGGGCCTtccccgccgccgacgccgacgcggcAGCGGAGGGGTGCCGCGACGGCGGGCAGGCCGGGGCGCGGAGCCTCGCGCGGTGGGCggcctggaggcggcggcggcgggacgccaggATGGCGCGGCTCCAGCGGGTGCGCCCGCGGGCGGCCACCGCGAGCGCGCGGTCGGCCGCCTCACGCACCGCCCGCCCGCGCGCCGGGGCCGTCGACGGCGACGCGGCAGTCGACCCGCCTCGGACGAGGCGGAGCGCCTCGAAGAGCTTGGACGAGTAGATCTCGTGCTCCCGCCGCGTCCGCCACTTGGACGGCTGCGCCTCCGCCCCCGCCCCGGCCGACGGCGTGGAGTCCGCACGCTTCCGCTTGCGCTCCCTCTCGTCCACCGACGTCGAGCTCGACGTGGACGCCATTACAATAACAATTCTCGCAAGAGCTCCTCGGGGCTGCACGGAAACCAGCTTGCTGCCTGTGATCTCCTGAGCTGAGCTGAGCTGGGTCTGCGCTTGCCTTTGGGTTTGAGAGGCAGGGGAGGTGGCCGGTGGTGGGATGGGGGAGGGAGGTGGGAGAGGTTCAATATAAAGGGGCCGCTATTGGCCCCCAAATGACAATAGTGATGCCGCCCCGCATTGCCCATGTGACTCTTTTGGATTTTGGGGATCATTTTCTTTTCTCGTTTCTTTTGCAGTATTATTAGTTATATATAGTTAGTTTTTAATTTGATCAACACTGTGTTAGTTGAGTGTGTATACGCATCATTTTTCTTTGCTTGCTTTTGCTCTATCCATTTTGCATGTGCGACACTGCGAGCGAGCAAGCAGCTAATTATGAGGTCCACTGGGTTTGGACTTTGTGGCTCCGTGTCGCTCCACCATCTGGATCACGGAGCCGGAGCCTTCTTGCTCTGCTtcctgcttgcttgcttgcttactCATGGGCTCATGGCACAGCAAGGGGCAAGGTTTCCTTATTTTCAGGTGATTTAAAAACtaatgtttaatttttttttcaacaTTTTGGTTTCTTTATGTAATTAGTGGTTAAAATAATGGATTTTGTTTAAATTTACCAACTTTGGTCATACAATCTAACTATCCGTTAGACCTTACAAATTAAGCCTCTTAATGCTAAGTTTCTATGAAAATTACTTTGTTAGTTCGAGAAAGGGTTCAATGGTTCAACCATTTCCCTGTTCCCTCTATGTTGAGCAGTTGCGCTTAGGTTAGGGATCAGGGTTGTCAGTTTCTTGGGTCGCTTGATTTTGTCATCATGATTCAACCATTCTCTTGGTTCGATCAGATATCCGCCTTTCCACTCTCAGGGCGCAATATATTTAGTCTGTATCTTCTTTTGATAATATATGTTTCTGTATTTGTTTCTAGGTTTTGTATTCGTAGTTACTGCTTTcataaaaaatatgaaaacaaatGTGGCACCACTTTCCGCCCCTTTCGGCTCCGCTTTAATTTTTGAGTAGACCATTATACGAAATGAGTGCGGATGGCTGGGTCACGAGCTACGTGGAGCTCTTTTTCTAATGGTTCAAAAAATGTGGCTCAAAGTTTCAAAATTTTTGAATAAAAATTATAGATTTATAAAATAATGTAATCTACCAATACCAATGAATCTCACCTCAAAATACCAAAGTTGTTGTTACTTTAAAATTTGCTGATGGTTTGCACCTTTTAGCAGAGGAGCTCGAGAAGGTGTTGTCCCAGGCCTCGCAAGCCCAATGGTGGACTCCCTTGGGCACATCCCCATCAGGcagcacaaaaataacaaaaatcaGACATCTAAAGTAGTGAacaatgaaaattttaaaatctccCAAATCTGttatattttgtcatttttggtAAGCCTAGAATATAAGGTATTTCAAGTTCCGATTGTATGTGTTGTAAAGTACATCTTTATCTATGTCTAGAATTTTTTTTAGatctttttgaaatttgaaatcaaGTTATtaagaatttcaaaaaaataaagtgCTCCATTACACCCGAGCCCCAAAGTGAATTTCCGTCAGAAGTGCTTCAATGCCAATCGATGCTACTCCCTTTGTCCACTAATATATTCCCTCCGTCCTATAAAGGTTGTCTTATATTTATCGAAATTTAGATATATTTAAACAGGAAATAGAACTTAGATACATCTAATTCTTGACAAATTTCACACAATCTTAATAGGCCAGTGGGAGTAAGACCGTTTAGACATTTTagattgcattaaatatggttcAAATTGAATAAATCTACATAGTACTAAAAATAGACTAGGTACAAACTAACATAAGTGATCTAAAAAGCTGAAACATCTTAAAAATAGACTAGGTAATGAAAGGAAGCAGTATCTCATTTGCCATTGCTGAGCACCGTAGAAATTATCTGGGAACGTCACGTCAGAGCCTTCTCAGCCGGCATTTCAGTTCGACCTGTTGCAGTACTGCCTAATTGCTTAAATATAGTTGATGCAGAATGGATTACGTTACTGGTCGTCGACGAGCAGCAAAACCTCCTTGACAGTGACTTCTCCACACGACCACATCTGAATATCCCTGGTCATGCATCGGCACAGGAGTATTTTTTTTGTTGGAAGATACAACTAGTTTATCTGAATGTACAAGGAAACACGACACTCCTatgaaaaagaaaatggaaataAGAAGAGCAAGCCGGAATGGGCGCCAGCAGCGCCGGCCGGTAACGGCGGCGAGATGGCATAGTGCTTTTTGATCGAGGGGAAGTGCAGAGATCTGCTCTTCTACTTTTGTTTCGTGGTCCTCCTCCCCATTGTAGATCACCCGTTTGAATGACAACGGTGCCGTCCCGTAGGACCAGGACAATCAGTGAATAATCAGGAGTACTGGTATATCTATAGGTTTTCCTTTTgagtgttttttcttcttctttctaaTCAAAGTGGATTCACACCAGTTTCAACGAAACTTGGTTCTGCTACTGTGTCATTGAAAGCATAAATAGAGAGAGTTTGCATCATAGATGTCAGCAGATATAACAGAGAACCTGAACTACTGCAACCCATATACACTGACAACGCCCACACTGAATCGTTTGTCACAAACGACATCCGCTATCTATCCCACATCATGGCGCCCATTCATTCGATCGGTTGAAGATCTCTCTTGCGACGTTCCTCAGCTTCTCTGTTCTGGGAAGTACTGCTTTTTGAATGCTTTTCTTTTGCAAATCACTCCAGTAGTTAATCCAATGCCAAATATATATGATACTGTATGATATTATTTGGATCACCATGCATCACATGTTCAAAACATGTGCTTTTCCAAATTGACCAAAATGTAGCAAAAAAAACTTCAATACACACAAACCCAATGTGAAGCAATATCAAAAGCACAGGAGAATACAGCTCAAATGGTCTCATCCGTTGCACAAAACATGCTTTGTAGGGCCTTCCCACccttttattattaaaaaaaatccaTAGTTAAGATCCTGCCACACATCACTGGCCAAAGAAAAGTTTAAATTTTTGCTGGTAACTTTAAATCCTATAACTTCTTACCCTTTTTGACAGGCGGTTTTGTTTGCAGGACATTATACAGGTTTTCGCTGTAAACCCTATTTGCCCTCTATTCCAACTGACTTAATTAGTTATCCCCTTCTCTCGAAGTGTAATGAGCGGAAGCGTTTGGGTGGTGAAGTCTCTTCGATTCGATCATGCCACTTCCTTGTCGAAAGGGGAAAAAACAATCAGGCTACTTTTGTGCCTGATCGTTCCGCTGAAAATTCCAGAGCAACTTATTTTTCTTTGTGCCGTTCTTCATTCCTCTTGGACTGCATCGATCGAACGCACAGTAGGCATGCATGCGTCCTGGCACAGCATTTCTTTTTCAGTCGGCGAGCGATCCAACACCaagacgaaaagaggggaaaccaCCAGTTTGACGTCGCTTAGCGGAGGAAATTGACAAGGTTAGCAAGCAGTCCAGTCCTAACAACGTGCCGCGCCGCTCGTACGCATGTGGATCCACCACGTAAAGTGGCATCGCGCAGTGCTAGTGCAACCTACCTAGGCGCCGCATTGTTTTCGGGTGTAGGCGATGTATACTAATCGGGCGAGTGATCCGATGCTAGTGCTGCTACGATAGTTAGCCATCATTAGGGCCGGCTCGAGCCTGCAGCAGCGGCGCTAGcatgttctcctcctcctctcatgCTCATGCATGGTCACTGCCCCGGTCGAACGTGCCGGGAACACGGTAACATGCAGCCAGGGGCAAGGTCACATGGGAACGGGAGGACGTCGCGCACCGCAAGCAAACCCGGCGAGCGTCCATGCAACTGGCCCGAATCATTCGTGTCTTGTTCCTCCGGTGTGGCGTTCTTTCCCACCCGTTTTTCTCAAGGACAAACCCGTGATTTTCTTCTCCCTTTGTTGTTTAGCTCGGGTTTGGACCAGCCTTCACATCTGGTTTATAGGATATAATTCAGctggcacaaatgtatatgcttgCATGTAAATAACTGGTTTTCCTAATTCTCAGCTagttaagattttttttttgaccggGAAGACCAGGCGGGCTTACGCTGGCCTGAACACTTCATAACCAAAGCAAGAGTAGATAATGGATCCACTACAAATTTTTAGAGGGTTAAGAAGCACATGGCCGCTTTAGATATCAAGGAAGATCAAAACTAATAATAATACACAAATTATTAAGCATAGGAGATGGGGTTGCCGTGGCGTCGCGAAATGCCGAGAGCCGGACATCGATCATAGATGCAGCGACGTGTGACCAAGGCGAGATCTTCATCCTAATAGCTGAAAACAAGGGTGTTTCTTCTCTTCCAGATATTCCACGCGGTAGCAATGATGACAGTGGTTTCTTCAAGGTTATGGTAATAAAAGCTGAATAGGTCGGAGAAGCTAGTGATGTCATGTCTGGTGAATTCTTGGTTGAAGAAGCTCCAGACCCCACGGGCAAGGGTCGCATGCGCGATTGGAACATTATGGCGACGAAAGACGGAGCTGGGACTAGAGGTAAGTGCAAGGAGATCATTCGTAGCAGCATGGGAGAGGCGAGATTGAAGGTAGTTTTGAAAGCCAAAGGTAAGGAAACTGGCATTAGGGTGAGTGAAGTGGGAGAAAAGAGTGGGAAAACGTTCATGCGAAGGGAGAGGTCCATACTAAAGTCAAACCAAAAGGTGTTGGCTAAGCCATTCCCAATGGAGACTTTGAAAACGGCCCGAAAGGAGCTAATCCTAGCAATAATTTCCTTCCAAATGGGGATGTCGAGATAGTATCGGCCACCCGTATCTCGTGTGCCGGACCCGCCGTGCATACATGCGGCGAAACCAGCAAGCCAGTGGGGCGAAGAGTCAGAGTGAAGCTTACTGAGGAATTTcgcaaggtgttatcaccagaatttgaccgagtcagaggtgggtcgcgatcaagatggacttgaagaatatatatagaagaaatacgtgaatcggccttttataccaagttgggctagtttgcccatgtatctgtaacatattagatcgcatcttagtttagaagttagaatcttactcgtgcac
This is a stretch of genomic DNA from Lolium rigidum isolate FL_2022 unplaced genomic scaffold, APGP_CSIRO_Lrig_0.1 contig_71747_1, whole genome shotgun sequence. It encodes these proteins:
- the LOC124682233 gene encoding transcription factor bHLH148-like, with amino-acid sequence MASTSSSTSVDERERKRKRADSTPSAGAGAEAQPSKWRTRREHEIYSSKLFEALRLVRGGSTAASPSTAPARGRAVREAADRALAVAARGRTRWSRAILASRRRRLQAAHRARLRAPACPPSRHPSAAASASAAGKAPALARKAKVLGRLVPGCQKLPFPALLSEASDYIKALEMQVRAMTALAEVLASVSSSSSPASGSSSSSSSSPA